The sequence AGGTCAATATGAAAATGCGATTAAGTATTATGAAAAAGATTTAAAAGCACATTCAGATACTGATCGTGAAACCAATTTGCTATTGCTCGAAGCATACACAAAGGCAAAACAATTTGAGCCAATGACCAAAAGAGCCATGAATATGATTGAAGTTTATCCGAGTCAGCCACAATTTTATTATTATGCTGGACTGGGAAACAATCAGTTAAAACAATTTAAAAACGCAAAAACCGTTTTAGAAATGGGGCTTGATTATGTGGTCGATGATAAAACGTTGGAATCAAATTTTAATATTCAATTAGGAGAGGCTTACAATGGTCTGGGAGACGCCAAGAAAAAAGAGGAATACTTTTTGAAAGCGAATGAGTTATTAAAACAAAAGAAGTAAAAGATGAAAAAATATATAGCAATTGTATTGCTGTCGGTTTTTGTGATTTCATGTAAATCAAAAGCCGTAGCAGTGCAAAACAATAATGTTCAAACAGAAGAAGCGCCGAAAGAAGATAAAAAAGCAATTGAAAAACATTATAACAATAAGTTAGATTTTTCGACTTTGAGCATAAAAGCCAGCGCAAGATATGAAGATGAAAAGCAAAGCCAAAATGTTACTGCTGACATCAAAATCGAAAAAGACAAACAGATTTTAATAAGCGTTCGTTTTCTTGGAATCACAATGGCAAAAGCTCTGATCACACCAACTACTGTTAGTTATTATGAGAAAGTGAAAGGTTCCTATTATGAAGGTGATTTTACGAGTTTGAGCAAATGGCTGGGTACAGAATTGGATTACAGCAAAGTTCAAAATTTATTGGTTGGAGAAGCGCTTGACGATTTAAGAAAAGGAAAATATACACAAACAATTGTAGAAAATCTATTTCGCTTAGAAGATGAAAAAGAGGATAAAGTAAAAAAGATATTTTACTTAGATTCAGAAAAATATTTGATTCAGAAAGAAGAAATTTCACAATCGGCTGAAAATGTAAATTTGGAAATTGTTTATTCAGATAATAAAACATTTAGTCAAGGAACGCTTCCAACGAATATTGAAATTAATGCAGTTCAGCCAAAAGGCAAAACAAACATTAGTTTAAATTATAATAATATTTCATTTAATGAAGAACTTTCTTTCCCATATAGTGTTCCGAGTGGGTATAAAAAAGTTATAATTAAGTAAATTTGCAAAAAGAAAACAGAAACATGCATAAATTTCTCCTAAGCCTAATTTTTATTTGTGCCACTACCTTTACGTGGGCACAGGATTCACAGCAAGAAAAACTTGAACAGCGTAAAGCGCAAATTCAGCAGGAAATTAGAGATAATGAAAGAATGCTTCAATCTGTAAAGAAACAGGAAAAATCGGCTGTAAATGTTTATATGATTCAGGCGAATAAAATTAAGCTGAAAGAGAAACTTATTAATACAACTGCAAAGCAGGAACGAATTTTGAGCAATGACATGTACATTAATCAAGTTCAGGTTAATAAGCTGAAAAAAGAATTGACTGTCTTGAAAGCTGATTATGCAAAGATGATTTTAAAATCATACAAAAGTCGTTCTGAGCAAAGCCGAGCCATGTTTATTTTATCATCTGAAAGCTTTTTGCAGGCTTATAAAAGAGCACAATATTTAAAGCAATATACGAATTACAGAAAAAATCAAGGTTTAGAAATTCAATCAAAAACAGCTCAATTAGTTGATTTTAATGCAAAATTAGATGGACAACGACAAGTTAAAAAGAAAATTATTGCTGAAAATCAAAAAGAAAAACAAAGCTTAGAAGTAGAAAAGAAAGAACAGCAAAAATTAGTTAATTCGCTTAAAAAAGACAAAAACAAAATCATTGCTGATACTAGAAACAAACAAGCAGAAGCAAAACGAATCGACAGACAAATAGATCGTTTGATTCGTGAGGCAATTGCTGAAGCAAATAGAAAAGCAGCTCTTGAAAGAGCAAAAGAAAACCCTGGATCGACATCTTCAGCGGCGCCAGTTTCATCATCTAAAATTGCTTTAACACCAGAAGGAAAAATTTTAGCTGCAGACTTTAAAGCAAATAGAGGGAAATTGCCTTGGCCAGTTGAAAAAGGATTTGTTTCATTAGGTTATGGAGATCAGCCACACCCGTTGCATCCCTCAATTACAGTTCATAACTCGGGAGTTGAGATTACGACAGAACAAGGCGCAACAGCCCGAGCCGTATTTGAAGGGGAAGTTTCGAGCGTAATTGTTTTATCGCCAATCAACAGAGCAGTTATGATTCAGCATGGAGATTATTTTACAGTTTATCAAAATTTAAGTTCAGTATCAGTTGCAAAAGGAGATAAAGTAAGTACCAAGCAAAGCATCGGAAAAGTTAGAACCAGCGGTGATACAGGAAAAACAACCATTAAGTTTTTGATTCTTCAAAATACAACCAACATGAATCCGGAAGGATGGTTGCAAAACAGATAAAAAAAGGGAGCGTTTGAGCTCCCTTTTTTATTGATTAAAGTTTTTTAATCATATTGTTCCAATAAATATTTAATTACATCTGTCGTGGTTACAATTCCTTTAAGCTCGTCATGATCAACAACGGGTAATGCATGAAAATCTTCTTTAGCAAAAATTTCAGCTAAATCTTTAATAAGCATGTCAGATGAAACTGTTTTTGGTTTTGATGTCATAATCTGAGAAATATTCAGCATATTAAGAATAGCTTCGTCTGCACCTTCTTGTCCTTCAAATAAAGCGCCAAAAGTTAATCGGTTGATGTCGGTGCGGCTGATAATGCCCACAACTTCTTTTCCTTTAACAATTGGAATGTGACGAATCGTATTTTTCTTTAATTTTTCAATTACGGTTTTTAAATCATCTTTTTCATTTGCAGTCACCACAGTTTTTGTCATAATGTGACTAATAGGTTCTCTCTT comes from Flavobacterium sp. KACC 22761 and encodes:
- a CDS encoding murein hydrolase activator EnvC family protein, which gives rise to MHKFLLSLIFICATTFTWAQDSQQEKLEQRKAQIQQEIRDNERMLQSVKKQEKSAVNVYMIQANKIKLKEKLINTTAKQERILSNDMYINQVQVNKLKKELTVLKADYAKMILKSYKSRSEQSRAMFILSSESFLQAYKRAQYLKQYTNYRKNQGLEIQSKTAQLVDFNAKLDGQRQVKKKIIAENQKEKQSLEVEKKEQQKLVNSLKKDKNKIIADTRNKQAEAKRIDRQIDRLIREAIAEANRKAALERAKENPGSTSSAAPVSSSKIALTPEGKILAADFKANRGKLPWPVEKGFVSLGYGDQPHPLHPSITVHNSGVEITTEQGATARAVFEGEVSSVIVLSPINRAVMIQHGDYFTVYQNLSSVSVAKGDKVSTKQSIGKVRTSGDTGKTTIKFLILQNTTNMNPEGWLQNR
- a CDS encoding CBS domain-containing protein, translating into MKKREPISHIMTKTVVTANEKDDLKTVIEKLKKNTIRHIPIVKGKEVVGIISRTDINRLTFGALFEGQEGADEAILNMLNISQIMTSKPKTVSSDMLIKDLAEIFAKEDFHALPVVDHDELKGIVTTTDVIKYLLEQYD
- a CDS encoding DUF4292 domain-containing protein; amino-acid sequence: MKKYIAIVLLSVFVISCKSKAVAVQNNNVQTEEAPKEDKKAIEKHYNNKLDFSTLSIKASARYEDEKQSQNVTADIKIEKDKQILISVRFLGITMAKALITPTTVSYYEKVKGSYYEGDFTSLSKWLGTELDYSKVQNLLVGEALDDLRKGKYTQTIVENLFRLEDEKEDKVKKIFYLDSEKYLIQKEEISQSAENVNLEIVYSDNKTFSQGTLPTNIEINAVQPKGKTNISLNYNNISFNEELSFPYSVPSGYKKVIIK